Proteins encoded by one window of Collimonas fungivorans:
- the gsiC gene encoding glutathione ABC transporter permease GsiC, whose product MFPYILKRLMGLIPTLLIVAVMVFLFVHLLPGDPARLVAGPEADSQTVELIRQDLGLDKPMHEQFINYFSKALRGDFGTSLRSKRPVSTEIAERFWPTFWLTVTSMVWAVLFGLVIGIVSAVWRNEWPDRLGMTLAVSGISFPSFALGMLLMELFSVKLGWLPTIGADSWRHYILPSLALGAAVAAVMARFTRSSFVEILQEDFVRTARAKGLSETIVVLKHCLRNSLIPVVTMMGLQFGFLLGGSIVVEKVFNWPGMGRLLIDAVEMRDYPVIQAEILLFSLEFIFINLVVDVLYAVINPSIRYK is encoded by the coding sequence ATGTTTCCCTATATATTAAAACGCCTGATGGGGCTGATACCGACCTTGCTGATCGTGGCGGTCATGGTATTTCTGTTTGTCCACCTGCTGCCGGGCGATCCGGCGCGGCTGGTGGCCGGGCCAGAGGCCGACTCGCAGACAGTCGAGCTGATCCGCCAGGACCTGGGCCTGGACAAGCCGATGCACGAGCAGTTCATCAACTATTTCAGCAAGGCGCTGCGCGGCGACTTCGGCACTTCCCTGCGTAGCAAGCGCCCGGTCAGCACTGAAATCGCCGAGCGTTTCTGGCCCACTTTCTGGCTCACCGTCACCAGCATGGTGTGGGCAGTGCTGTTCGGCCTGGTCATCGGCATCGTCTCCGCGGTATGGCGCAACGAGTGGCCGGACCGCCTCGGCATGACGCTGGCGGTATCCGGCATTTCCTTTCCGTCGTTTGCGCTGGGCATGCTGCTGATGGAACTGTTTTCGGTCAAGCTCGGCTGGCTGCCTACCATCGGCGCCGACAGCTGGCGCCACTATATCCTGCCGTCGCTGGCTCTGGGTGCAGCGGTGGCCGCCGTCATGGCGCGTTTTACCCGTTCCTCGTTCGTGGAAATCCTGCAGGAAGATTTTGTGCGCACCGCGCGCGCCAAGGGCCTGTCGGAAACCATCGTGGTGCTCAAGCACTGCCTGCGTAATTCCCTGATCCCGGTGGTCACCATGATGGGCTTGCAGTTCGGGTTCCTGCTGGGCGGCTCCATCGTGGTGGAAAAAGTGTTCAACTGGCCCGGCATGGGACGCTTGCTGATCGACGCCGTCGAAATGCGCGACTACCCGGTGATCCAGGCCGAGATCCTGCTGTTCTCGCTGGAATTCATTTTCATCAACCTGGTGGTTGACGTGCTGTACGCCGTCATCAACCCCAGCATCCGTTACAAGTGA
- the gsiB gene encoding glutathione ABC transporter substrate-binding protein GsiB, with product MRTTQHKLLASIAVALTTQFAAGHVFAAKDVTLAVASTFTTLDPYDSNDTLSQAAIKSFYQGLFGFDKDLKVVNVLADGYEVSKDGLVYSIRLRKGVKFQDGTDFKADAVKICLERVINPDNKLKRFNLFNRISKVDIVNDYEVKITLKEPFSPFINTLAHSSAAMISPAALKQYGNKDIGFHPVGTGPFKFVEWKQTDYMKVTKFDGYWKKGYPKIDSITWKPVIDNNTRSAVMQTGEAQFAYPLPYEQAELLKSKPNLDLISSPSIVQRYISMNTLQKPFDNPKVRQAINYAINKEALVKVAFTGYAMPQDGVLPQGVDYALKTGPWPYDPKKAKQLLAEAGYPNGFETELWSAYNHTTAQKIIQFVQQQLAQVGIKAKVMALEAGQRVEKVESAPVAANAPVRMYYTGWSSSTGEADWGLRPLLASESFPPKLFNTAYYKNDKVDADIAKALTTTDRMEKTALYKDAQTEIWKDAPWAFLVTEKLLYARSKNLKGIYVMPDGSFNFDEIEVK from the coding sequence ATGCGCACCACTCAACACAAGCTGTTAGCCAGCATCGCCGTTGCACTGACCACCCAGTTTGCCGCCGGCCACGTTTTTGCCGCCAAGGACGTCACGCTGGCAGTCGCTTCGACCTTTACCACGCTGGATCCGTACGACAGCAACGACACCTTGTCGCAAGCGGCGATCAAGTCGTTCTACCAAGGCTTGTTCGGTTTCGACAAGGACCTGAAGGTAGTCAATGTGCTGGCCGACGGTTACGAAGTCAGCAAAGACGGCCTGGTCTATAGCATCCGCCTGCGCAAAGGCGTCAAGTTCCAGGACGGCACCGACTTCAAGGCGGATGCGGTCAAGATCTGCCTGGAACGGGTCATCAATCCGGACAACAAGCTCAAGCGTTTCAACCTGTTCAATCGCATTTCCAAGGTCGATATCGTCAACGATTATGAAGTCAAGATCACGCTGAAAGAACCGTTCTCGCCGTTCATCAATACCTTGGCGCACTCTTCCGCCGCGATGATTTCGCCGGCCGCGCTGAAACAGTACGGCAACAAGGACATCGGCTTCCACCCTGTAGGCACCGGACCGTTCAAGTTCGTGGAATGGAAACAGACCGACTACATGAAGGTCACGAAATTCGACGGCTACTGGAAAAAAGGTTATCCGAAGATCGACAGCATCACCTGGAAGCCGGTGATCGACAACAACACCCGCAGCGCCGTGATGCAAACCGGCGAGGCGCAGTTCGCCTATCCGCTGCCTTACGAGCAAGCCGAACTGTTGAAGAGCAAACCCAACCTGGACCTGATCTCGTCGCCGTCGATCGTACAGCGCTACATTTCGATGAATACGCTGCAAAAGCCGTTCGACAATCCGAAAGTGCGGCAGGCGATCAACTACGCCATCAACAAGGAAGCGCTAGTCAAGGTTGCCTTCACCGGCTACGCCATGCCGCAGGATGGTGTGCTGCCGCAAGGGGTAGATTACGCGCTGAAGACCGGGCCATGGCCTTACGATCCGAAAAAAGCCAAGCAGCTGTTGGCTGAAGCGGGTTATCCGAACGGCTTCGAAACCGAGTTGTGGTCGGCCTACAATCACACCACGGCGCAGAAAATCATCCAGTTCGTGCAGCAGCAGCTGGCGCAAGTCGGCATCAAGGCCAAGGTGATGGCGCTGGAAGCCGGCCAGCGCGTGGAGAAAGTCGAAAGCGCGCCAGTCGCCGCCAATGCGCCGGTGCGCATGTACTACACCGGCTGGTCGTCTTCCACCGGCGAAGCCGACTGGGGCCTGCGTCCGTTGCTGGCGTCGGAATCGTTCCCGCCCAAGCTGTTCAACACGGCTTACTACAAGAACGACAAGGTCGACGCCGACATCGCCAAGGCGCTGACCACCACCGACCGCATGGAAAAGACAGCGCTCTACAAAGATGCGCAAACCGAAATCTGGAAAGATGCGCCTTGGGCTTTCCTGGTCACCGAAAAACTCTTGTATGCGCGCAGCAAGAACCTGAAGGGCATCTATGTGATGCCTGACGGCTCCTTCAATTTCGATGAAATCGAAGTGAAGTAA
- a CDS encoding dipeptide ABC transporter ATP-binding protein, which translates to MNRQIGRRVLTVEQMSVGFTTSERKVEAVRNLSFHIDAGETLAIVGESGSGKSVSSQSIMRLIDYGGGRISGATMNFQRRDGSTVDLASADQSTMRHIRGSEIAMIFQEPMTSLNPVFTVGEQIAESIRLHQGKSMAAARAEALRMLETVRIPEARRILDRHPHQLSGGMRQRVMIAMALSCKPSLLIADEPTTALDVTIQAQILQLIRALQDEMQMAVIFITHDMGVVAEIADRVVVMCRGEKVEENNVHAIFEAPQHPYTRALLAAVPRLGAMHGTDLPERIAIAGAAIKPVTPEMEAEAKLVRSIPGSDPQQQPLLKVRNLTTRFDVKSGIFSRVKQRVHAVEQISFDLYPGETLALVGESGCGKSTTGRSLLRLVDITSGSVEFGGRDLAKLPRSELRSLRREIQFIFQDPFASLDPRLTVGYSIMEPLLVHGLAEGAQEKVAALLERVGLLPEHAQRYPHEFSGGQRQRICIARALALNPKIVIADESVSALDVSIQAQIVNLLLDLQRELGISFIFISHDMAVVERISHRVAVMYLGQIVEIGPRRAIFENPQHPYTKKLMAAVPVADPNQRHRLREMLPEEIPSPIRNIDDLPLVEPLKQVGPGHFVATHRISAAF; encoded by the coding sequence ATGAACAGACAAATCGGCCGCCGTGTGCTCACGGTAGAACAAATGAGCGTCGGCTTCACCACCTCCGAACGCAAGGTGGAAGCGGTGCGCAACCTGTCTTTCCATATCGATGCCGGTGAAACCCTGGCCATCGTCGGCGAGTCGGGTTCGGGCAAATCGGTGTCGTCGCAATCGATCATGCGTCTGATCGATTACGGCGGTGGCCGCATCAGCGGCGCCACCATGAATTTCCAGCGGCGCGACGGCAGCACGGTCGACCTCGCCAGCGCCGACCAGAGCACAATGCGTCACATCCGCGGTTCGGAAATCGCCATGATTTTCCAGGAACCGATGACTTCGCTCAACCCGGTGTTCACGGTGGGCGAGCAGATCGCCGAATCGATACGCCTGCATCAAGGCAAAAGCATGGCGGCGGCACGCGCCGAAGCCTTGCGCATGCTGGAAACGGTGCGCATCCCGGAAGCGCGGCGCATCCTCGACCGCCACCCGCACCAGCTTTCGGGCGGCATGCGGCAACGCGTGATGATCGCCATGGCCTTGTCTTGCAAACCGTCGCTGCTGATAGCCGATGAGCCGACCACCGCGCTGGACGTGACGATACAGGCGCAGATCCTGCAACTGATACGTGCGCTGCAGGATGAAATGCAGATGGCGGTGATCTTCATCACCCACGACATGGGCGTGGTGGCAGAAATCGCTGACCGCGTGGTGGTCATGTGCCGTGGCGAAAAAGTCGAAGAAAACAATGTGCACGCGATCTTCGAGGCGCCGCAGCACCCCTACACCCGCGCCTTGCTGGCGGCCGTGCCGCGCCTGGGCGCCATGCACGGCACCGATCTGCCTGAGCGGATCGCCATCGCCGGCGCCGCCATCAAACCCGTTACGCCTGAGATGGAAGCGGAAGCCAAGCTGGTGCGCAGCATTCCTGGTTCCGATCCGCAGCAGCAGCCCCTGCTGAAAGTGCGCAACCTGACTACCCGCTTCGACGTCAAGAGCGGAATCTTCAGCCGCGTCAAGCAGCGCGTGCATGCGGTGGAACAGATCAGTTTCGACCTGTATCCTGGCGAAACGCTGGCGCTGGTCGGTGAATCCGGCTGCGGCAAATCGACTACCGGCCGCTCGCTGCTGCGGCTGGTCGACATCACCAGCGGCAGTGTCGAATTCGGCGGACGCGACCTGGCCAAGCTGCCGCGTTCGGAACTGCGCTCGCTGCGGCGTGAAATCCAGTTCATTTTCCAGGACCCGTTTGCCTCGCTGGATCCGCGCCTGACAGTCGGCTATTCGATCATGGAGCCGCTGCTGGTGCACGGCCTGGCCGAAGGCGCGCAAGAAAAAGTCGCAGCGCTGCTGGAACGGGTCGGCCTGTTGCCGGAGCATGCGCAGCGTTATCCGCATGAATTTTCCGGCGGCCAGCGCCAGCGCATCTGCATCGCCCGCGCACTGGCGCTGAATCCCAAGATCGTGATCGCCGACGAGTCGGTGTCAGCGCTGGATGTCTCGATCCAGGCACAGATCGTCAACCTGCTGCTCGACTTGCAGCGGGAACTGGGGATTTCCTTCATCTTCATTTCGCACGACATGGCAGTGGTGGAACGCATCAGCCATCGGGTTGCGGTCATGTACCTGGGGCAGATAGTCGAGATTGGCCCGCGCCGCGCGATCTTTGAGAATCCCCAGCATCCGTATACCAAGAAACTGATGGCGGCGGTGCCGGTGGCCGATCCGAACCAGCGCCACCGCCTGCGCGAGATGTTGCCGGAAGAAATTCCCAGCCCGATCCGCAATATCGACGACTTGCCGCTGGTCGAACCGCTGAAACAGGTAGGACCGGGACATTTTGTTGCAACCCACCGGATTTCAGCTGCTTTTTAA
- a CDS encoding MurR/RpiR family transcriptional regulator → MVQHSVQHSAITAWQRESAVAARIGKAYPELSKAHRKAADYVLANVFHTATMTIDELADAVGVSLATANRFAHALGFDGYPAFRAALVLDFASSLAPVEKLRDQVLRPASSAEIMAAALRADMQNLEATQRALSPAHCDQAVSMILNAERIFILGFGASAFLAGIMAHALEPYCRTVLSVAGPGGPSQAARQFFKLDQRDLVIALAFPRYVTDTVTLAGRAKESAAPVLAFTDAPTSPLVPLADVTLYAQTERLLSPTSDAAALALIQAVCDAVAHRANRSVHAASKMTEAVLPWLHHPDGRRQPGTPNKSGNKANKAASRKSAMKAI, encoded by the coding sequence ATGGTGCAACACTCTGTGCAACACTCAGCAATCACCGCATGGCAACGCGAAAGCGCGGTCGCAGCGCGCATAGGCAAAGCCTATCCGGAACTGTCGAAAGCGCACCGCAAGGCGGCCGACTATGTGCTGGCGAACGTATTCCATACCGCCACCATGACCATCGACGAATTGGCCGATGCGGTCGGCGTTTCGCTGGCGACTGCCAATCGTTTCGCCCACGCGCTGGGATTCGATGGTTATCCGGCCTTCCGCGCGGCGCTGGTGCTGGATTTCGCCTCGTCGCTGGCGCCGGTCGAGAAATTGCGCGACCAGGTGCTGCGCCCCGCCAGCAGCGCGGAAATCATGGCCGCGGCGCTGCGGGCCGACATGCAAAACCTGGAAGCCACCCAGCGCGCCTTGTCGCCTGCACATTGCGACCAGGCCGTCAGCATGATTCTCAACGCCGAACGGATCTTCATCCTCGGCTTCGGCGCCAGCGCTTTCCTGGCCGGCATCATGGCGCACGCATTGGAGCCCTATTGCCGCACGGTGCTGTCGGTAGCCGGTCCCGGCGGCCCCTCGCAGGCCGCACGCCAGTTCTTCAAGCTGGACCAGCGCGACCTGGTGATCGCGCTGGCCTTCCCGCGCTATGTCACCGATACCGTAACCCTGGCAGGCCGCGCCAAGGAGAGTGCGGCGCCCGTGCTGGCGTTTACCGATGCACCGACTTCGCCGCTGGTGCCGCTGGCCGATGTCACCCTGTACGCGCAGACTGAGCGCCTGTTGTCGCCGACTTCGGATGCGGCGGCGCTGGCCCTGATCCAGGCGGTATGCGACGCCGTCGCCCACCGCGCCAACCGTTCGGTGCATGCGGCCTCGAAAATGACGGAAGCCGTGCTGCCCTGGCTGCATCATCCGGACGGCCGGCGCCAGCCTGGCACACCGAACAAGAGCGGCAACAAGGCCAATAAAGCGGCTTCCAGGAAATCTGCAATGAAAGCGATATAA